In Novipirellula caenicola, the genomic stretch CCGCGGAGAGCATTTGCAACAGCGAGTTGACGCTTGCCATTAAGTCAACGTGCTCAGTGGGAAATGTGGTGGTCACCTGGCGGCGATCCAAGTTTCGGTGCTCACGAAAACACGTTGCCGTCGCTCGGGTGCACCACGCTGGCTCTTGCGTCTGGCTTGCGTGGCGGACGAATCGCTAGTCGGACGGGGTCATTGAACCATAGGATAGCGACCGAAGTAGGCTCGAGCAGCAAACGACAACGAAGAAACGGAAACGCAGCGATCTAGCGTCATATCATTCCGGGCGTCATTAACAACCACAGATACACGCAGATGTACACAGATACGATTCTCGATCAACCACATCTGTGTCCATTTGGGTTAATCTGTGGTTAAGACCAACCGTGCATCGGTTTGACAGGAAGGCTTGAATTATCAGGACAGTTCAAATGAAAATGACATTCGCCCGATACGATGTACCTGCCGCCGTGAGCTGCAAATAGGTTCGAGACCTGAGCAACCATTTCGCCTCCAATGGAGGCTGTGCACGATCCCGCAACAACGCTAGTCGTCACCAAGTTCGCGCGGTGACGCTTGCCATTTCGGAGCCACCAGGTCGAGAACTTCCGAGCGAGTAGAACGGTGTCTTTCGGATGTTAGGATACGCTTTGTGTTCACCGCTTGCCACCGATTTCTCCTTGTCGTGTCACCCTCTTTGATCCTTGTCCAATTGATCACCGACCCCTCTCCGAACCGGACTGGCACCGCCGGCGCATCCGGCTTCCAGCCGACACCTCTCACCTGACATCACTTTGCACGCTTCAATCGCGATCAAGTCCGCGCCACCAGCACTTGCCCCGTGGAAATCCATCTGATTCGCAGCGACTACCGTTCGCAAACGTTTACCCGCGAATCACACCAAGGATCGCGAATGAGTGCGGCATGACAAAACTGCCAAGGGGCAATCGCGCCGCAATCAACGACGCGAGACAACCGCGGAACCAGCGGCAATCGACGCATGGTTGAACCGTCGACGCAAATTACCGCCCAGTGAGCCCAATAAAATCGACCTCCCCTGATGCTCCAAAACAAGCAAAAAAATGGGTGACAAAAAGATGAAGATCGAAACACAGGGCAGCAGCTACTGCGTCTCAAAAGTTCTTTCTGACGCACCAATTTTTCTGTCGGCCATCTGTTTTTTCCCAGGAGTACCCGAGCACCGATTCAGTCTGTGCCACGCTCCTACTCAGGCATCGTTCGTCCTCTCGCCAGAACAGCTCACGCCAGAAGCCGGATATTGATTGGCAGCCACGGCGGTTGACGTGGATCCAATCATAGCGAGCGCAACGACCGCCAGTAGATCCGTTTGCAGACGCTCCATCATGCATGAAGACCGTCTGAATCGCCGACACGACCGCGATCAAGTCATCATCGCCAGTCGGCAAACAGTACGGATCAGATGACACGCGTGGACACGCTTGCCATTACCCACTAGCCCTGCCGCATGCTCGCCTGCTTCGGATGGCTCTGGCTAAACGGCTGGAACAACGCAGGTGCCCCAGTCTCACCAGAGCCCGAAAGTGCACTAAGTCCGGTGCCCGCAGCAACACTCTTGGCAGAGAAGACATGGAACCACAGATAAACGCAAATGGACGCAGAGTTTTAATTGGATGAATCTGTGTTCATCCGCGTTCATCTGTGGTTGGCTAAGTTAATGAGCCGAGAACCCCAGTGATCGACCACGCGGCAAGCCAAACTGAAGAACAATCGCCACTGGAGACAGGCACCGAACTCCGCGGGCAACACGCGATAGCTGCCACGTCGTAGGCCCACACCCCCATTCCGCCACGCCCGCTCTTCCGCCAGTTGTTGATGGGGTTTGCACAGGAGCAAACAGAGACAACAGAGTTCCAGTCGGCAATCCCACCGCTGACTCCGTTCCCTCCAGCGAGCCGCGGCACGGACCACCGAGTGATCTATCGTCGCGGACCAGCGTAGGGAAAGGCAGGCTAAACGATGCAGCTTACGACCGTTCGAACCGTCAAAAACGAAGCGTTACCAGGAGAGCGGTCGCAGACGGTCTGCGCAGATCGCGAAACACGAGGCCCGCAGACACACTGGCAGACAATCTGGAAATGTACGAAGCGGCCCAGTTGCTGGCTGCAACTCGGCCCCCCAAGCCATCTCGGCCACCATCATCAGTCCTGCGGTCACGCGACAAGAAAGCAAAACCCTTCGTAAATTCTCTGGGTGATCGCTGAATCTTCAAAGCGTTCCACCGGCCTTCTTGAACCAAGGCCTTGAACATCGGCTCCGCTCGTGCCTCGCTCCGCGATGTCCAAAGCCTTAATTGTTTAAGTGTTCGTCGGTCTCCGTGTTTCGGTAACCACACATTGCAATCTAGTCCTTTTAGTATAGGGAGGACTGATCAGGGAACCGAATCGCTAGGCTGACTTATAAACGCGATAATCGGAACACTACCAAATGCTGCAAGTAGTAGCCCCAGCACTAGGGTTGCGACTTGGCTACGGAGTAGAGACGGGGCTTCCGCGATGCCGGCAACTATTGCGATCATCGCTAGCATCGCCCAGGAGACTGTAGCATGTCGACCAAAGGCATCAAATTTGCGTCGTCCCAGCCAAATTGCCAGTGCCCCGAAGACAAACATCGCAATTGCGACCCCGAGAAAGTGAAGACTGGCGAACAGCCCAGTCGGAATTGCGAACAAGCCGTGGAGCATTAACAACACACCGATCACGGACAACGGCGTCGCTGCAGGATTCTGTGACGAATCAAAGCGTGCCGGGTCTGATGATGTTGGTGGTTCAAACGGGTTCAAGAATTCTTCTAATCCGACGAACGACGACCGTCACCAGGGACGGCGAGTGAATTTTCCATTTGTAAAAACACGATGCCGTCCTCCGTGTCTGCGGCATGGTTCTGCCTTCTCCGCGACAGAAATCACCTTGAATCGATCACCTAATCACAAAATCCGCGCTCATCGTCTCGGCAAATTCAAGGGCTATTTTCTTGACATGCTCTTCATGGCCCTCCGCACACTCAACAACGACAACTCCAAGATCGTCTTCCCAATCGGGCCCTGGATACTCGTATGACGACCATCTAAAGGCCCCTACAAATTCGCCGCCTATTGTTATTGCGCGATCATCAGGCGGCAAACGAAGTTGCATAGGCTTGCCATCGGCAGGGTTACGTCCCATTCGCGGCGGTGGGTCTACCAACGCGGGGTTATTCGCTGCAATGGCGATCCAATCAGCGCGACGCAATACCTGCCTGTCGTCTTTCAGGATCTGAATTTGTCCCAGCATGTGCAATGCAGTTTTCGGTTGCATAATCAAAGGTGTTGACGCCTGGTTGCCGCACCCAAGTACAATGGTACAGAAAAATGCAATCACGATGCGGTGTGCGACCAGATTCATATGGCAGAACGTTAACGATCAGCCGGCGGCGACGGAAGATCATCCATTTAAACACATCCGACTTCGCCGTTCGGTTGCATCGGTTGGCTCGTCGCGGCGATTCAGATTGCGCAGCCTACCGACCAATTGGCGCCGCATCGGATGGCGAAGTCGTGGCGACGCGAAACTCAAATGTTTCTTCGAAGGGATGGCTGAAAATTGTCTTTCGGTCCTTCAATATAGGTTTTGGTGTCAAAACAGTGTCAATGGAGGCAATGGATGCCTCGCTCAGCCCAATTTTCTCAAGCCGCTTCGCCAGTTCAGCAACCTTTGAAAACGAAAATCTCTCCCCCGGCGCGATCGTCAGTTGGCTCTCTTCAATCTTCATCACCAATGATGACTGCAAAGACAGCGAAAGATCGAAATCCGTCACTGGCCTCAAAAAAGTATTTTCTGTCGCAGAGCCTGTGAGTGCTTCGGAGATAGCGTCAGCCAGACTAAAACCCACTCCGCTGGAGACCTGAACCGAATACCGCGGCTTGCCATCGGTTGAGTCAGGTAGCGATTCAACTACGACCCAGATCGCCTTCGTAGAACCCGAAGAGTCAGCACCGTAGCCGGCCTGTGTAAACGCGGTAACAGTGAACATGACGGCAAGTAGAAGTCGTGAAGTCATTGTAGGAACTCATAGGTCGTGGCTGGAGAAAGAAACGAAATAACCGACGAACGGCGGCGATCAACGGGTCGGGAAGTTTGACTTTCCATTCGTGGAACCTTGCAAGCCCGACTACGGGCGAGTAGAACGGAGTCTCTCGGATGTTAGGATAAGCTTTGCGTTCACGGTTTGCCACCGATTTCTTCTTGGGGTGTCACAATATTTGATCCTTGTGCAATTGATCACCGAACGCTCTCAGAACCGGACTGGCGCCGCCGGCGCATCCGGCTCACAGCGGACACCTCTGACTTGGCATCACTTTGCACTCTTCAATCGCGATCAAGTCCGCGTCACCAGCACTTGCCCCGTGGAAATCCATCTGATTCGCAGCGAATACCGCTCGCAAACGTTTGCCCGCGAGTCACCTCGAATGAACATCTCACTGTCCAATGATCGACGCGACTTGACCACCACGAATGCAGTTAGACGTTAGCCTTGCAAATGATCAACCCCAAGGCAAAAACATGGTTGACAAAAAGATGAAGGCAGAACGATGAGGGACGTGTTACTTCGTCATAAAAATCTTTCTGTCGCAACGATCTTTCAGTCTGCCACCCGCTAAGCCCCGAGGCGTGCGACCACAACGAATCAATCTGCACCAGCTCCCAGCCTTCACTCCTTCACTCCTTCACTCCTTCACTCCTTCACTCCTTCACTCCTTACTCCTTACTCCTTACTCCTTACTCCTTACTCCTTACTCCTTACTCCTTACTCCTTACTCCTTACTCCCCACTCCTCACTCCTCACTCCTCACTCCTCACTCCTTGTCTCCTTGTCTCCTTGTCTCCCGCTCGTCTTCAAACCATTTCCAGTCCGCAACGTGCATCGGAGTGGCTAGCCGTTCTTTGTAGCCGCCCCAACGACGATTGGAATTGAGTAACGGAGAGAACCGCTGTCAAAGTAGGCATTGACACCGTAGAGATTTACGCCAACGTCTTCACGAATCATACGGCGAATTCTCTCCGCACCACCCTCAACCGGAAATGAAGCCTGAATTTGATCTTCTAATGCAAGGTCAACTTTGTACTCCGCGAATTGCACCGAAGACAAAGCTGAATCAAGAAACAAGGCGGAAAATTCATCGCGGCTAAGTGCATGAACGTGAGATGGATCACGCAGCATCTCCAATTTGTCGTAGTTGACCGTTTGGGGTTTAGGGAGCGAGACGTCCGCAACAACCACACGCCCACCCGGCATACAGACCCGAATCAATTCCTTCATCACAGCAGCAGGTTGACGGAAGTGATGGAACGAATAGCGAGTCAAAACGAGCGAAAATTCATTGTCGTCAAAAGGCAGAGGCAACGCAGTGCCTTCGATCCAGTTTGCGTTCGTGATGCCACGTTCGGCCTGAAGTTGCGTAGCTTGTCGGATCATTTCAGGAGTGAGATCAAGACCAGTAACATGCCGCACCGACGGCGCAAAGTGGCAGGCAACGATACCGGGGCCGCAGGCTACGTCGAGCATTATCGTGTTTTCGTCAGGGCACGCCAAATCCGCAAGAATGTCCAACGCTGTCGAATGTCCAGGCAGCTTTGCGAAGGGAATGGCTTGTTGCGTAAATTGTTCAATAGTCAAAGTCTCGTGCTGTTTGGCGTCCATCTGTTCCGTAGTGTGAAATATGAGGGAAGTACAATAGTCTTAGTCGCTTGGAGCTTTGGACGCACAGGCAGGTTCGCGCCATCCAAATCGGATAACGTTAAAATTCACTCGACGGCGGAAGTTGATCATCCACTTCGAAACGCACGACTTCGCCGATCGGGTGCACTGGAGGGTTCCCCGCTCTATCCGTCCAATTGACGATTCAGTGCTGGGTCACCACGTTCGGAATTTAGTGCGATCAGTGCATCCGCGCCGGCGTCAGTCAAACGATAAGTATCGTTCGCATATTCGATCTTGCCAGCAATCCAATTGTGATGAGTCAAGAATGTGAGCGTTGAAAGATTGCCCGTTTCAACAAATAAGAAGTTGGAAACGCAATTCGGACGTCGAGCTACGGCAGCAAGCCATTCGTGTGCCTTCGTCTTGTCTTGATCAGGCAGTTCTTCAAATTCAGGTGCAATTTGCGAATAGCTAACCGGTGTCGCTGGCGAATCGGGATAGTTGTGGTCATGTAGAAATACGCAGCCGCAAGCATCACAAACGCACTTCATCTGAGGTGCTGGAATTTCGGCTTGGCAAGCAGGTCATGTCGCGGTTTGCAAACTAGTTCTTGTGCGTCAGGCCGGGTGAAATGTAGTCAGTCGGGGAACGCCCGCCGTGACCGGGGACGGCGGTTTGATTGTCCATTTGTAAACGCCTCATGCCGTTGCACGTCATGGGTCGTCGATGCTGTAGGTCTCGCTTCGTGCCCATCCGTAACGTGTACTTCCCGGTTCCGCATGTCCAGCGGCAACGTGGAAAGAGATCGTAACGGATACGCCCTGGAGTCGCGCATGCGGGATCGCAATCGTATCCGTTAAGGCCATGCTTTCCCCTGGGCCAAGTCCCGTATCGAAATAGTCCGCGACTCCGCTGCTCTCAAATCTCAGTGCAGCATTAGGTTCGGCGCTAGTCGCGTAGTAACCGGAAGTGTCCGTGTGCTGTGCGAGAAACCTCAGCCATTCGCCTCCAGTGTTCCGTAACGTTCCGTTAATCGCAATTTTAGTCGTACCGTCACCTTGGTCGGATGCGGTCACACGAACGTTCTCGAATTTAAGCGAAGGTCGAAAGGGACGAAGTGCGGGGACAACGACGCCGAATACGATCGCGGAGATCGCAATCAAGAATAGAACCGATTTGATCGAGAAACGTTTCAATCGTTGCGTATAATCCGGTCGCTAATGTTCGACGAACGTTTTGAATCACACGGCGACGGCGAACGATGTGAACACAGAATGCAACTTAACTCCGTCGCTCGCGTGCATTCGCTGGTTCGTCGCCGACAACAACGTCGAGATCAGTCATGACCGGCACGAGAAATGAGTGACCGTATTGTCTTCCGATCAGTCGAGTCGTTCAAAAGCCTTACAGCCCCGTCGGCAATCAGTACGTTCACACCGCCAGCATGAAAGGAGAACAAACCATGACCATTGTCTTCGTTGATTACGTATTCGACGCGGAGCACGAGGTGCTGTGCATGGGTCGACACAGCCCACGCTGCCTGATGGTGATCCGGCATGCCGGCCGACACAGTGAACGGGATCATGGGTGTCCCTGGATGATGACGGTCAGGTCGACCAGCTCTTTCTCCCACAAGCAGCGTGTTCGACAATCCATCGGTGATGTCGGAGAACCGCCGCTTGGGATACCGCACCTGCCCACTGTCCGAATGCTTTGGTTCGCCCCAACCGCCGAAATCCGCGTCTAACCAACTTCCTGACTCGGGGCACATCCCAACAATGGCGGCATAGTCCGTTCGTGCGGCCGTACCTGTCGGTTGACTGAATACGCCATTGGCATCCCGCCAAAGATTGAGACCAGGAACGATCTCAGTCGGCGTACTGGTTGACGGACACTCAAACACAGGGATTCGGAGATTGATCACATCTTGGTTCTCTGGACTCGTCGAAGCGAGATCGATCCTAAGAGCCTGCAGCACGTCATTCCGGCCCAGTTGAGGCAAGACAGCGGAACGCCAAGAGTGGCAATGAAATTCGTTAATCGGGGACGGAGAATAGTTGTAGAGACCAGGAACTTGCCTGTGGCTAGAGTGGTAGTTCTGAATAGCGAGCCCGAGTTGCCGCAGGTTGTTTTGGCACTGGCTTCGACGCATCGCCTCACGAGCTCGCTGGATCGCCGGAAACGCGATCGCGATTAGAATGCCGACAATTACAATCACAATGATCAGCTCGAACAAGGTAACGCCATTTCGCAATCGGATCATTTAGCTCAAACTTTTGTCGGGGAACGATAACGATCACGTGGTCGCGGCGATCGATTCACCACTTCAATAAACTCAGCTCGGCGACTCAGATGCATCGTCTGGTGCTTCCTTTTTGCGGCACAAATTCAATTGTATCGCAAGAGCTAATCGAGCACCAATTCTGCACTCATCTCGTTTGCGAATCGTTTTGCGATTTCGTGGACGTAGGATTCTTGACCTTCTGCGCAGTTCACCAGGACGACGCCCAAATCGTCATCCCAATCTGGGCCAGGATAGGAAAACGAAGACCAGACGAATCGCCCGACTACCTCACCGTTCCGTTTGATTGCGCGTTCGTCGGGAGGCAATCGAAGTGGCATCGGCTCTCCATTCGCCGGGTGGTGTCCCATTCGAGGCAGTGGCTCCGTGAGTGACGGATCGGATTTTGCGATGCTAATCCAATGCGCACGTCGCAATTGATGTTCGCCGTTTTCGAGAAGCTGAATCTGGGGCATCTTGCTTAATATCAAAGTGGGGTTGGTGGGTGCATCTGTGATACGCTGGCACCCAATCGTTGCGAGAAGAATGGAAACAGCGAAAAACCGTGCGGTCACTTTAATGGCAGAACGGTGGTGGTCACCTGGCGGCGACCCAAGATTTTGCGTTCACGAAAACACGTTGCCGTCGCTCGGGTGCACCCTGCTGGTTCTTGCGATAGGCTTGCGTGGCGGACGAACCGCCAATCCGACGGCGCTCAACGAACCTCAGGATAGCGAGCGAAGGAGGCACGAGCAACAAACGACAATGAAGAATCGGAAACGCAGCGTTCTAGCGGCGTGGCATTCCAGGCGTTATTAACAACCACAGATACACGCAGATGCACACAGATACGATTCTCGATCAACCACATCTGTGTCCATTTGAGTTAATCTGTGGTTAAACCCAACTCACGCATCGGTCCGACAAGAAGGCCTGAACTATCAGGAAATTTTAATGAAAGTGACGTTCGCCCGATACGATGTCGCTGCCGACGTGAACTGGTAAAAACGTTCGAGACCTGGACAACCATTTCGCCCCCATTAGGATGTGTACGATCCCTCAAGAACGTTGGCGGTCACCTGGCGGCGCCCCAAGACTTTGTGCACACGAAAACACGTTGCCGTCACTCGGGTGCACACGCTGGTTCTTGCGATGGGCCTGCGTGGCGAACGAATCGCCAATCGGACGGCGATCAATGAACCTCAGGATAGCGACCGAAATAGGCTCGAGCAACAAACGACAATGAAGAATCGGAAACGCAGCGATCTAGCGGCGTGGCATTCCAGGCGTTATTAACAACCACAGATACACGCAGATGCACACAGATACGATTCGCGATCAACCACATCTGTGTCCATTTGAGTTAATCTGTGGTTAAATCCAACCACGCATCGGTCCGACAAGAAGGCCTGAACTATCAGGAAATTTTAATGAAAGTGACGTTCGCCCGATACGATGTCACTGCCGACGTGAACTGAAAAAAACGTTCGAGACCTGAGCAACCATTTCGCCCCCATTTGGATGTGCACGATCCCGCAAGAACGGTGGCCGTCACCTGGGACGGCGAGTCGAGTCGCCATTTGTAAAAACCTGATGCCGTCCTCAATTTGCACGGACTTGTTATCCGCAGCTTTGGATTGCCGGTGCGATGTCACGGTAAATCTTCCGAATCCAGGTCACCAAACAATTCATCACGTGGAGAACGATACCAAACTATGAGTTCGTAGATGCCGCTGCAAGAGAATAGCAGTTTGCCAAGCATTGAAACCGAGAAGCCAGTCGCGGTGAATGACATCGCAATCCCGGTCAACGCAAGTAGAAAGTAGATGATGAGCGGAATTGCCGCCCAGCGTTGTTGGAACCAAGTAAGTGCAGCGAACAGCCCAACCGACAGCCAGAAAACACCGAATGCTCTTGAGCCGTCAACAAAAGATCCGTAGGCAACTACGGGTGCGAAAAGTGCAAGCAGCGGAGTGAACCACCCGATGCCCCATCCAGGGAAGCGAAATGTCATGTAAGTAAACGTTGGGTCGTAGACGGAAAGAATTGCAGTCGGGAAACGCCACCCGTAACCGGGTCGCGTCGAAAAAGTCTACCATCGCCAAAACGTTTGACACGCGATTCCGGTTCACGGGATTGTTGCCTTCCCGCTAGCAGGCTCTATGCCGGTCTCGCCACTGCGTCGCGTTCGGCAAAATCGATCCATCGCATGGCCGAAGCAACCGCAAAACTCCGAAGCCAATTGTGAGCGAGGGACGTTCGCCTGCCAGCCAGAATCACTGCACAGGTTAGTTTCGAAATCGGTTTAGCAGTGACTGCAGTTCATCATGATTCTCAGATGTCGTTAAAATGACAATTGAGCTGTTCTGGGGGTAGGGAGCCATTGCTGATGTTCCACCAGCTGCCTCCCAGCTTGTCGGTGAGATCGCGGATTGAATCAGGGTCATGAGCAACTCAGGGCTCCACTTTCCATCCTTCGTCCAAACCGGAAGATCCGCTGTGCGATAAGTGACGGGATAGGTTTTCGCGACTTCTTTTGCAGGGATTGGGTTTTCGGCAAACGCGAGAGGCAGGATCCAAGGCGACGACACCGCGGCAAGCAGTAGAATAGTGGTTAACGAAAAAGCAACTTTAGGTAAACGCATCGAATTCTCCAGTAGCGGTTAAGGTAGTGTTAAAAATTACACAAACGCGACCTCGTGAGAAATAGCAATCACTGCAAATCAAAATCACTCAGTCAAATAACGCTACGCATCAGCGGGGACGGGCGAAAGACTTGCAAGCATACCAAAACGTGTGCCACCCGTCCTCCGTTGAATACGATGGTTATCCGCCCGGTTTGGCTTTCTTCTTCGGTGAAAATCCTCCATAGAGCCGAGCAGAATCATAAGCGGACAGATCATTTTGGATTGGATCAAGAATCAATCGCTGCTGTGCGTCGAAAACAAACACGGCCAGCCACTTCCGCGTTTTGCGGTCTTCGACCGAAAAATACTCAACCTGCTTGGCGGAGACTATGGAGTAGCACTTGTATGGTGGAAGGGGAGGGAATTCGCGTTGTCGCGTCCCGTTTGGGTACACCCAGTCGTTGTAGATGTGTCGCGGGAATTCCTCGTCCGTTGATATGCCATTTACAATTATCTCACGCTCAGAATTCGGGTCGCTCCTAGTTTTGTGCCGTGTTGCAGTACGTGCGATGAGACCAAGTGTCGGGGACCTTCGTTCGGTCCAGCGAAACCCTTGTTCGTCAACCCTGTGAGCCACCGGCCCCCATGCATCGTTAACGGACGGTGGCTCTTCCGCGTGCGCGCAACCGTGCATTAGCACAAGTAGGGTCAACAGGAAGGAGGGTGCTAGCTTTGCGTTCATTTCAGTCGGATAACGGTGCGGTTTTGCGGGGCCGCGCGAGCGACTCGCCATTTCAAAAACGTCAATTCACGGCCTCCGGTGCAACCGACGGGTCCCCGCCTATCGTGTCATCAACATCTGCATCCGATGTAAAGTAAAGCCGCAATTCAGGACGGTCGTCGACCAGCAGGTCTACCGTACCAGCAGCCATGTCCCAACGTGCATGGCAACCGCCACGCATTACCGGTGTACGTTCGGTTGACGCTACACGAACGGATACAGATCGAATCGGCCGTAAGGAGTCACTGGTGAACAATTCAACCGTGTATTTACCACCGAAATCATCGCTAAGTTTTGACCATGTGCTCAAGCGATACCTGCCATCAGGTGAATCGAATGTCGAACCGCCGCTAATCGTGACTAGCGATAGCAGCAACGGAACTGATGCGAGCGCAAGAACCGTCAGCAAAAGGAACCAGCGAAAACGGTTCATGGCACACAGATCATCTGAGTTCGTGGATTCCTCATGCGATAGCTACTCCAGTCGGGGAACGTTTGAATTCACCGAGGACGCGCGGTGGACATTGATTTGGAGAACAACTGCGCTGCGTCCTTCGGTGCAATTCTTGGTTCTGGCTGTTCGTCGTACTCGTACTCGTACTCGTACTCAGCATCGCGGTACTCGTACTCGTCAGCAGCATTGTACTCCGCGTTGGATTCGGAGACAGCGTCGGTGCGGGCGATCGGCAATGTTCAGCGGAATCGATTGGGCGGCGCGAAGCCATTGGTCGCGCGCACGACGATGAAGGCCGACAAGATCCCTCGCGACGGCGAACGATGAAGCGACGTAGTCAATCGACAGGCTGTAAACATCAAGTCGATCGTGGTCGAAGATTGGTTCGGTCATCGGTACCCCATTTCGAGTACGAGTACGAGTACGAGTACGAGTACCGGCTGCGCCTGAGTACGAGCACG encodes the following:
- a CDS encoding class I SAM-dependent methyltransferase, which encodes MDAKQHETLTIEQFTQQAIPFAKLPGHSTALDILADLACPDENTIMLDVACGPGIVACHFAPSVRHVTGLDLTPEMIRQATQLQAERGITNANWIEGTALPLPFDDNEFSLVLTRYSFHHFRQPAAVMKELIRVCMPGGRVVVADVSLPKPQTVNYDKLEMLRDPSHVHALSRDEFSALFLDSALSSVQFAEYKVDLALEDQIQASFPVEGGAERIRRMIREDVGVNLYGVNAYFDSGSLRYSIPIVVGAATKNG
- a CDS encoding DUF1559 domain-containing protein, producing MIRLRNGVTLFELIIVIVIVGILIAIAFPAIQRAREAMRRSQCQNNLRQLGLAIQNYHSSHRQVPGLYNYSPSPINEFHCHSWRSAVLPQLGRNDVLQALRIDLASTSPENQDVINLRIPVFECPSTSTPTEIVPGLNLWRDANGVFSQPTGTAARTDYAAIVGMCPESGSWLDADFGGWGEPKHSDSGQVRYPKRRFSDITDGLSNTLLVGERAGRPDRHHPGTPMIPFTVSAGMPDHHQAAWAVSTHAQHLVLRVEYVINEDNGHGLFSFHAGGVNVLIADGAVRLLNDSTDRKTIRSLISRAGHD